TCATCTTTTTTCAAAATTCACAAATGTTTTTTGAattcctgatcattttttaattcgTGTACTTTTTCTCGATCCACCGACATTTTTTCATATTATCGAACATTTTTTAACTAAAATAAAACTGACCAAGATATATCATTGAGGAAATAAAACAAGCTGACATATAGAAAACCAATGACAATACAAAAGAAGGAGTGTGGCGCTGCTCGGAAAAGCACGCCTCATCGTGCGGGCGCGGGGTGCGGCTATGTGTTGCCTAATGCGACACAAAATTCCGGCTCGCCTGTAGGGAGCTGGAACAGGGGCGGCCTAGTAACCAGCTTCAACCCCATATAACATCGCGCgcagttttttgtttttcttcacattttttgttttttattctgCTTATATTTTGAAACATCTTAAATATATATACTACTAAAATACTTTACATAATTTGTAGAAAATATTAATattgcattttaaaaaatgttaaatttgtataaAAAAGGTTTATGTTGTATAAGAAAAATGTATACGCAAAATGCTAATGATATATACGAAAAATGTTTGTGACAATTATAAATGTCTTCAATACAAATGTTTCATGCATTCAAGAAAATTTACTGTACATTTAAAACCTTCACCACTTTCAGAAATGGGTTCGTGACATTTCAAAAATACAATGTACAAAAATGTTTCAACATGTATTTGGAAAAACtgtttaacacatatttcaaaaaagaTCCAAAGAATGTGTTTGGAAAATGTTAAACGGGTATAAAAGAATGTTTTAATTATAGACAAAAAATGTACAGATGTGTACGAGACAAGTAGACATGTATCGAAAAAGAAACCCAATAAAAATTGAAGAAATAACAAGAAAAGCGAAGAAGCCAAAAAACCCgaaaaaaccaagaaagaaacaaaagaaaaccaaagtataaagaagaaaaaagaaaaaagaataagaaaactCCATTGATAAAACAAAGAAATCCGACACATACAAGAAAAAAACAAAACACAgtggaaacagaaaaaaaaaacaaagaaacttGACCGAACCGACCTAACCTATCGATCAAATATGGACAAGCAAATTCAATAAACGACAAACAACTAAATTTGTCGGCTCCGTACTAGTCCGCCCGGACGTGATTCCTAATACGAATCGGTACAGATAATATAGCATTTGCAAGGAGCGCATGCATGAGCAAGTGAGCGTACTGCTTGCTATGAGCGATCCACAACACCGCCTGAAAACATGTGCATGATGATCGTAGTGCCAAGGCCTCCATGTGTTGTCCTTAAGGGCCCACATGCATATTGACCAGCTCTCGGACTTCGACTTGATTTGGGCCTGAAGCATACGAGTTACGAGTCACGACAAAGAAGAAATAGACCAAATTAGTAGCCCAAACCTGttaaaaaatacaaaagaaaaacaacaaatcaccggtggattcaaatcaaccAGGAGGTGCACACTGATTTAAAAAATGTCGGATGCCACCTTGAGCTCCACTTGACGCTGCATGTAAAACTCATGGAAGGCGACATATTGACGGTGCAATGTGTGGCGATCGAAATGAACTCATGATGGTAACGAATGTCATTTCATCGGAATATCTTGTTGGATCCGCTCGATCAACGCCTGGCCATTGCTTGTTAGTATCGGGAGTTCGCTCAAATACTTCGCACTAGGCCTTGAAACACACCCGATGAAATGCTTGACGAGAATGCTTGGTATAAGACCAAACATGGCATGTATATATCGATTGTCTCTTTAGGTTATTGACCGGTATTGAGTAATGGCACCGAAAGTTCCCCCAAACACTTCACGATGGCATTTGGAATAATGCCTTGTGAAGTGCTTGTAGGGAACTCATGGTAAAACCAAACATAGATCCTTTAGATTGATCATCACTTCGAATTCTCGACCGGCGTTGAGTAAAGCTTAGTGGCACTGAAAGTTCCCCCCAAACACTTCATAGTGGCATTTGGAATAATGTTTATGAAGTGCTAGCTTGCATGGAACTCATGGTAAAACCAAGCATGTGTGCTTCAAATTGATCATCTCGTTGGGCTTTTAACCGGCGTTTAGTAAATTAAAGTTTGGTGGCACCGGGAGTTCTCCCAAACAATTCATGATAGCGTTTGGAATGATGCCTCGTGAAGTTATTGGAGGGAACTCATGATAAAACCAAACACACATGCTTCAGATTGATCATCACTTCAAATTCTTAACCGGCACTGAGTAAGCTTAGTGGCACCAAGAGTTCCCCCAAACACTTCACGGTGGCATTTGGAATAATACCTTGTGAAGTGCTTGCAGGAAACTCCTGGTAAAACTAAACATGATTTGCGGTACATCTCCTGTGGTTTGTGACTTGCAATATTTTCTAAGCTTTGTTACACCGAGAGTTTCCCAAACACTTTATAAAACGTCAAATGGTCCTTTGTAAAGTGTTTGAAGGGAACCCCGGTAATACTAAATGCGGGCCCAACTCGGTGCATCACTCTTATGGCATGTGGTCAATATCTATAGAGTGCTTGGTGACACCGAGAGTCCCCCCAAACACTTCAGAAAAGTTCTCGAAAAGATGTACCCTGAAGTGCTTGAAGAGAACTCCCGATGAGGCGAAACTCGATTAACGCCCACGCACCCATCATAGTGTACATGGACGTACCACTATAATTTATAAAGCACAAACACTCCCAAACCTATCGAAACCGCTAATAGCCACCCAGAGTCCCCCCAACACACTTCACCATGCATACTCTTATCCCTGCAAAGCACACTTTTAAAACAGTGCCAATGCAACAATGAGGCAGAAGCTAGCGACCGCAGTGATTTGAGGAGAACTCCATATGACAACAACCAAAGTAGCTAGCTAGAACTCTTGTTCATCTCCTGTGGACCACATTTCACTTGCTTAATCTGCCATGGTGATGAGCGCGTATATATAGTACCAAGTCTGTTGCCTCCTGTGGGCTGTGGTGTGGAatggaagaaatacatggtcttggtgCTGGATCCATGAACCTAGCCGTGATGCAGCCTAGGTTAGAATGAACTAGCTAGCTATAGCCATGGGAATCTCGTGACATGTGGCCTAATTGGGCGGCACAACCCAGCTAGATTTGCAGCTCCAAATCGTGCAAAAGCTCATGgagtaaggcctcctttggttcgtaggataggaaaatcataggaatagaaaagtaatagaaaatgagatgacatgtatcttaaatcctatgagtatgaataggaaaggagatgctatttgattcacatcataggatttttttcattgagtttaggctaatgtttatttttctatgaaatatgaaggataggaagaattcctccataggaataggaatccattcctacaagccaaagggctctaaaggaattttttctatagaaatcctattctatgaaattcctacaagattcttCTAAGTCAAAGGAGGCCTAAAGGTGCTTGCCGAGCCTGCAAATTCCTTATCTCCTCAAACAGCTACTAGCTAGTTAGAGGCATCTGTCATCGTCGCTCGGTTTCTGTCCACGCACATTTCTTTCACGTGAAACGAGATGCAAAgatcacattattattattattgttattattattattatcccaACTGGCTCAAACCTTGTGCCAGTTGCAGGACAGGGGATAGACATACGGGCTGGGATTCCGCGTAAACTTTGCCTAATTTGCTGCGGTCGTTGCAGTAGTGCTCTCGTGCAGTATCTATCTTGATAAAGTGATCGATTCAGGGTGCTTTAGAGGTAGAAGAAGAGAAAATGTTTTGGGCATCTGAGGCATTGAACATTTCAGTGTTTATGTAGTGTACATGCACAGCCGGATGGTACTACTTTTCACATTCTAGCTTATCTACATGTTGAGAGAACAAAACAGAAAGTGCGGAGATGATGTATTTGTGGTCAGTTAGGGAATTCAGTGTCGATAAGCCTAACTATTGACATGTGAACTGAGCATGAGCTCGTTACAAAAGTAACCCAAGTGTTTTACTTGTCATTTTCATGTCGGTGGTCGGCGAACTTACATGTTTCGTCAGTTAATCAAAGATTCAAAGGGCAGCAAAGCATATACAGGTTATAAAGAAATATGCGTGAAAATGCAATTTATAAATGGTAGAACACCTTTAGCAAGCATGCAGTAGACAAATATATAGTGTCGGGGTACACATACCTAGTCTGCCTTTTTCCATTAGAAAATCTGCGTAATCCAATGGGCTAGTTGTCTGTCTCTGTATCCCATTATGCGTGGCTGTATGGGCAGGCTGCATAAATAGAGAAAAGCAAAAGACACTGATGGCCACCATAGGACCGATGACTAATATTCCCAAATTCCAAGGCCAGACAACAGTTTGAAAAGCTAGAAGAAGCTGTCCAGATTCAATGCACCCGCGGAACGACATCGTTCAAACTTCAAAGTTCAGAAACCAAGGTGTcaagtttcaaagcaggtgaggtTAGAGCTTCTAAGCCTCTGAAAGGGCAGGGAGATGGAGACTTTGGGTATAAGTATACTTGGAGTAGCATCATTCACAGAGGCAAGATGATGACGATGCGGCAGGAGCTCTTCTTCTTCATGCCGTTGGAGAGGTTGGCGTCGTCTCGCATGGAGTTCTCCCATTCACACTTCTTGGCTCTCTAGGTTGCTGTTGTTCAGTTGAGGTAGGAAGGAGGGTTTTGTTCTTGTGATCTCCCTTGTGTTCGTAGATAAGGGAGATGGGGTTgcatctccttctccccttgctgcgTGCGTGTGGTAGCAGCCTGATTGTACGTTAATTTGTTGTATCAGGGCAAATAAAGTCTTTGATTGTTTCTCATCTTTTTCGACCACTTGTGTTCCATTCATTTTGTGTTTGTTCGGATGACCTCCCGAAAAGCAAACGTGTGTTTTTGGATGCGATGATGACTGTAGTAGCGGTGTCTCAACAAGTGTTCCTAGCTAAGCTACCACTACAAGTGGCGGTATCCGAACTTGCGAGCATGTTTACCTAGCTACCGGCTCTGCACTTCTGCAGAACACAAAATCTTCCGGCCCAATGCGGACATGAATAGGCCGTCCAACTCGGCAAGCTAGCTCCACGCATCGTGACACACGGTGTTAGGCGGCTCCTGAGCCGCCTTCACCGTCGTCGCTCGCGTAGAGGATGCGCAGCGCCGGCGCGCGGGCAGAGGAAGACGACCTCGTTGGTGGCACGCAGCGACCCACTTGCGGTAGACCGGCCAGCAGGTAGCTTTCCTCGCGGACCCCGCACGACGCCACGGCAATCCCGTGGGTGGTGTGGGCCGTGGCAGTCGTTTGGCCTATAGTACAATAATGCTACAACTACGAAactcttagggcatgtacaatggtgctattttAGGAGtgtcacgtaggataaatgatgagatgtAAGAGACAGAAATCAtaaaaaaggcttgtcttctcttatttaagagaagacaaaagATGATCTTTTAGCATAATATGTCTCACCATGTTTCTAGGATTAGCTAGTTATTGAAGATCAGACTAAGAGATGAACCACTGTAGACTTTTTTTTTGTCATttttaaattacatgcaagacttaagataagactatcttatcaatcaTTGTACATGTCCTTACGAAGCAATTACGAAACCTTCCCTATTAACTTCTCCAATGGGCCCATCTTCCTAATTTTCACCCAACCATAAAAGACCACCTAAATATGTACGCTAAGTTACGTAAGTGTAGCGTTGCTCGTCTATAGTACGTTACCGACTGCGTCAACTGTTCAGCCTCTGATCAAAATTTGGCTCACGGATTACCAATGTAGGCGTGGGTGGTCTGTGCACCGACCTGCGTCATGTAGGGCAGGCAGGCCAGCCAGCATTGCATCCGCAAGCTAAGGTGGCGCACACGAGGGCCATGGCCGCCGCCCACGCGCGCAACGGAGGTTTGCTGCATGAATGGCTCATGGCGCAGCCTGAGCCGGCCGTCCACACTCGCCAGCGGGCCCGTCTGACGTTGCGACCAGCACTGCTTCGATTGTGAGCTAGCGCTGCGTTAAATTCCCGTCAAGTTGAAACTAGGCGGAAGTTGCAAACAGCATGGAGATCGAAGTTCTCTTTGGCCACTAGAGCCATGTCGATAGAGACAGGGCACACATAAGCTATCCTGAATCTTGCGATGCCGATTGCTCAAGAGAAAGTAAGAACTACAATGTGCGCTCAAGGCAGtgtgcatgtactccctccgtccggaaatacttgtccttgaAATAgttatatctagacttattttagttatagatacatccattcaCAACCATTTTGAagataagtatttccggacggaggaagtactgaCTAACTTCGTATTTGACGTTTGCTAGTACGTACTATAATATGTTTTTGTGGTGCATGGAATAATATAGAAACAAAACTGGATGATACAAGAACTTCCACCCACATTTATTTCTGATTGGTACAAACTAAAAAGAGTCAACTGACCGATCAATGCTCTCATGCGTAGGAAAAAAAATACAAcacaaacaagcaaataaaagcaaaaggAGCAGGTGGACATCGACCGCTTGAAACTAAGAAGCACACATATCAAACGAACTAGAGGTCTTGCATGCACGAAGAGACCTCCCGCATGTGctcactagcaggccttttccctGACGCACCCCACATTATTCTGGGCACTTTTGCCCTGAGCCTTCCACGCCTTCTTCATCTGGCACATGCACGAGTGGCCTCCAAAGGCTACGCAGCAGTCCACTTGAACCTTGACTTTACCCGCTGAAGTAATCCTGTCGGCAGTGGCAATTTTCATACCTCTTCCACAGCTCTCGAAGCAAGCATTCACGACGTTCTGATCGACAAGGTTGCACACCGGCGCACCGCCGACGGCAGGTACCTTCTGGGCCACAGCGACGGCGCACATCAGCGCGACCAGCGCCGCCACGGCAACGAGCCTCGGGAGCATTGCTGCCGCCATGACCAGATCGATGCAGGATATAGCTGAGCTGATCGAATGTCGATGCACTCACTCACTGCTTATGGCTGGTGTGGATTGTTTTTCTTGTAGAGGTCTGCCGGGGCTTTTATAGAGCTAGCTAGATAGGCGTGGGTATTTGGAGTCCTAGCTGGAGTCGATTAGACATCACGTGGCTACTATGCTTGATCATGTGGGCTATCAGTGGCTGATCACGTGGGCTATCAATCGCCACCTAACCTGACATATTATTCCTCGTGTCGCGATTCATTGGCTACTAGGCCATCTATCCGGGAACAAATACTGCAGAATGGCGTGATTAAGGATGAGCGGGACGACATCACTTGTTCACTATACTACCCTAGCAAAGCTCGGATCTGGATCATATTATATTCCTCATGTCTAATTGTATATATTCTTGGACTTCGTGATATTCTATATATGTGCATGATGACAAATCTCTGCCCATTGCTTTGGATCGTCCCATTTATTTACTTTATCCCGTGAGAAGATACTGTACGACCCACGCTCTCTTGTGCACCGTGGTCGGGCTCATACCGCTAGGAGCGCGCTTGCCGACGCGCGTGAGGAGGAGGCGGCACGCTGGACGCCCATTGACCGGAGCTGTCGAGGATGGCAGTGGTGCTCGACGTGCTGGCCGAGGTGGCAAACTCCGGCAACGGAGACGAGAACACGGTAAAGCTGGAGGTCAAGGATGCAGCCATGGGCGACGACGGAGGGCCACGCGGTTGAGCCGTTTATAGGAGAGAAATGACCGAGAGAGGCCGGAGAAGGCAGTACCGTGTCACGCAGGGGCGTCGCGATTGCACAACTGCGTGCGTGTGTGTGGACGGATGGGCCCAGCATACGGATTGTGTGCTTCTTTAGGACGCTGTGAGCCGTTGGATTTTGTATAGACAGCAAATCTAGCTGCACTTTGCATAAAACTGCATTGCAGATTTGTAGGTGGTGTTTCTGTCTCGTAGTAATAAGCACGCTTACTAAATTGATCGGCCCATTCCCCTGGAACCAAGGCACAGTCCATCTTTCGACAAAATCGATGAATACAGTGCAATTGAGGACCCATGCAACCAATGAAGAAGCAAAGCAGAAAGCACTTGAGTACGCATGCCGCTAGCCTAGGGCCAGTGCTCTCGACCTTTGTTGTGCATGCAGACAGTAAAAAAGCATCACTAAACTATGCATGCAAGTACCAAGTCTGCCATGGCTTTGTAACAGCGGACGATGCTTCGTGGCTAGCCCGACCTCTAAACGACGGAGGTTTACATTTGCCAATGGCCAAGTGGGTGAAATACAGCGCGCCTATTAAAGCATCTACAGCGGTTCGACCCCCCAAGGGCCGGAAATAGCGCCGCCCTGGGCGAACGGCGATAATTTCGGCATGGGGCGATCGGGTTACCAGTCGTCGTCCCCAGGTCGCTCCAGGCACCGTTTTGTAAATATTTTAACAAATATACTGGCCAAAATTTGGTAAACAGGACATAGATTCGGCGATATTTAGGTGTTTCAGAGAGTTTTTTGCATATTAAAAACATAAAAATGTACTAAAAGAAAAaaaactgctgccgccgcctacaggCTGAAGAGCTTGCTGAAGGCGTCGTAGTCGtcgtcctccttctccttcttcacaCCGCGGCCGTCcttgctggacccctgcccggggtcgccctggcggactggtttggctggcggcggcgcgtcgtcgtcccTGTCCTCGAGGACGAGGACGCCTCCCTTGTCGCGGCTACGGCGGCGAGCGGCGATCTCCTCTAGGGCGCGCCGCTGGTGCTCCATCTTCAGCCGGGCCCAATCCTCCCGCGCCCACTTCATGGCGGCCTCGTCGTCGAGTGCGGGCATGTCATCATGCTCGCTCTTCATGGCGGCGAGCCCCGACCCTGTCTTCGGCTTGACGAGGTGGGAGGTAGGAGTCGAGGAGGCACGgccaccctcgttgatgacgagggcggcgCCGTTTCCACGGGCTCGGCCttactagtagaaaagggggcttttgtcccagTTGGTaaaggcctttagtcctggtttttgaaccgggactaaaaggtcgttactaatgcctcccccctttagtcccggttcttacacgaaccgggactagaggccgtccacgtggacgcagcctggagctccacctttagtcgggactaaaggaaatgttatgatttttttttgaaaatttttttttgcgatttttttaattttttttattttcaaatttctgaattattttaacctctaatcaccacccctcatcactactcaatttatcctctaatctctaatcacccctcatcattccaaatcatctaacttcccggacggtcacccatcctctcactactccagcctgagcacgcttaacttccgggttctattctcccttgtttccaagtctgcacttgttgttttcctgacaatagtaagatgtcaattctattaaccctcaggaatttagcttgagcatgaagtgacacatttcactgtttgagtttgaaactattgttttaaaaaacaataattatttagtaacactaatatttctggaataattagtttgaccacagtttgaccagatttgaccaaaattcaaaaaaactgaaataattatttagtaacactaatattctagaataattagttttaccattgtttgaccacagtttgaccacaatttgaatttttttgaatttttttgcctctccagatcttaaaagccccgtatcttttttctgttaggtttttgaggattttgagaATGTTTAACAAGGTTccctagttaaattcggatgtaactttttgagtagatgatttttcatataaaaaactttttcatccgagttcgtatgcagaagttatgcccattttaagaaattccagagagattttgcaaataaagtcgaaattcatatttgttaattttcccaacaactagaccacatatcacatgggaaacttattttattttatttttttgacatttccatcattttcttttgttttttctaaaactgaaaaggcggtccagggggagggtagagtttgatgggccctttagtaccggttcgtgccatgaaccggtactaatgcctcaaagcccattagtaccggttggtgggaccaaccgggactaaaggactaacctttagtcccggttggtgccaccaaccggtactaatgggcatcgcaccctttagtcccggttcgtggcaccaaccgggactaaagggcccaggtgaaccgggactaatgccttagccgcacgaaccgggaccaatgcgcaccctttagtcccggttcgtggcaccaaccgggactaaagggcccaggtgaaccgggactaatgccttagccgcacgaaccgggaccaatgctcacattagtccgccctgtgacgaaagccctgttttgtactagtgtctGACTTTTATGATGGAACCCCGAATGTTCATAGTATTAACTCAGCTTGTATTACACTTGGTACAAAGGTGCAATTGCCTCAAACAGTTAACGACTACATGCCAATCACATTGTTGAATTGTTGTCTCAAGGTTATCACCAAACTTCTAACCAACTGTCATTAGAAAGTTATCCTTTATGACATACACCACAATCAGTAGGATTTGTCTAAGGTCGCATGATACTAATATCCTCTAAAGGCTTATCAATAATTACGTGCTCGAAAGGTAAAAATGGTTCAAGCATGAGAATAAACCCTAAaatggcaataagaagtgatagaGCATGATTCGCAAAAAAAAGGGAAACCCGAGGAGAAACATATTGTACACCCTTCACGTGAAACAAGTAGGGAAGGAGATCCttctaggactttttttagttTGGCGGAGAAGAGAGAAGGTTTTTAAAATTCTGATCCACGGTTACCTCTCTCAGGCTTGTTATGGCCAAAATTTTATTTTTCACTCTAGAACCTGGTTGTGCAGTTGTCTTTCATCCTGGACAGCTGAAGGTTCTTAGTTGACTCTTAGTACGAGCGCGGGTACAAGCACGCACGCTCGCACCATAGTCATCCTTCTCTTTGGGTGATATTGGGGCGTTCTAATGTAGATTTGTGGTTTGTGGTTTCTTCATGTGCCATTGAAGTATATGATGATGCCATTAAAACTTTGCACCGACCAATAAACTTAAATAAAGCACTTAGTTTTCTTGGTTGGGTGGACAAATCATTGAGTTGATAGAGATTTTAGCCAAATTGCCTCCCCATTGCATGTTCTTTCTAAGAAAAATATGTCCTTCACTTGAGGTTCTTCACAAAATAAGGCAGCAATGAGCTAAAGCATGGTTTGTCTCATGCCCCCTCACTTCTATTACCTAAGCTGAGAGACCTTTGAGATTCAGTGTGACGCTAGTGACACCGGCATAGGTGGTGTCCttgtggaaatatgccctaaaggcaataataaagtattatttatttccatctTCAGATTAATATTTATATTTCTATGCTATAATAACAATGACTCTTGAAATGTGAGATTCAGAGGAAAACTCAGTTGCATGTGTGGAAAGATAAACATAAAGTAGGTCCCCAGTTTCGCCTCTAAGCCTAATTCATGTGTTGCATGATGATCCGTTTTTCCTGATCATGGGGCATTGCTAAAGTAACAAGGATGTCGACAACAATGAGAGCATGTTTTTAGCGGAACAATGGTGTCGAACGGACCCAACTAATGATATACTAGATCACAATGTCGCTTTGCTAATCAATATAATCATATGAAGTACTAATGTGTCATagaaccaaaggcaggtgcagtaagtcaaagTTGCATCCCCTATAACTATATTTCTCTTCACATGCATGCTTCCACGTCACCTCAATTATTCATAGTTGTCTGATCGAAGTTGCATGACATCACAAGTCATGTGTGTACTATATGTTACTTTTTTTCATTAATCTATCCAAGCATGCAATTTCAACAAATCATGCATTTTTTTATCGGGGGAATCAAGCCATGCATGTAAGTCACAAGCTATATTTTTCTATGCATACTTATATATTTTTGTTAAAAGATAGCATCATGGTACACTCATCTGAAAAGTTTTCTCTCTTTTTATATATAATTTTTTCATATATTTCATGTGTTTTATTGTTTTTGAATTGTAAATCGAGAACACTCTTACATCTTGTTTTCCATTACTAGGTTTATTTTGGTATATATTTTAGCATGGTTCTCGTGGTGATGCATAGGGCATGATCTAGCATAATTAGTTAACACTAGTTGTCAACCCGTGAGTATGCACAGGCAAGTAAATTTTATCATCAATTGTATGAACCGGGAATGTAGGTTTTAACATATTTTAGTCCTTTAGCGTAAGAAACCCAAGAGAGGTAGAAGAAAATTGGTGGATCTTCTAAAAAATATTTTAGCTGTATATTTATTGCCAACCATGCCACAACAATATGTATGATATTCTGGTTGTATCATGGCCATGGAATTTTGGTTAATAAGCAATTATTGCCATAATAAGGTCATGCAAATATATTAGTACATTATTGATGGTGTGGTAGACATGAATGCAGTATTTGTTGCCACTCCTATTTCATTCCAAATTTTAAGTTCGTATTAGCTAA
This region of Triticum aestivum cultivar Chinese Spring chromosome 2D, IWGSC CS RefSeq v2.1, whole genome shotgun sequence genomic DNA includes:
- the LOC123050420 gene encoding uncharacterized protein, with the protein product MAAAMLPRLVAVAALVALMCAVAVAQKVPAVGGAPVCNLVDQNVVNACFESCGRGMKIATADRITSAGKVKVQVDCCVAFGGHSCMCQMKKAWKAQGKSAQNNVGCVREKAC